In Anticarsia gemmatalis isolate Benzon Research Colony breed Stoneville strain chromosome 4, ilAntGemm2 primary, whole genome shotgun sequence, one DNA window encodes the following:
- the Cpr gene encoding cytochrome P450 reductase isoform X2, whose protein sequence is MNIFLNFPRLFGYKRLLANSVLKLRYVVFGLGNKTYEHYNAVAIYLDKRLEELGATRVYELGLGDDDANIEDDFITWKDKFWPAVCEKFNIESTGEEELTRQFHLVTHAPGEIQPTNVFTGEIARLHSLQVQRPPYDAKNPFLAQITVNREMHKGGDRSCIHVELDISDSKMRYEAGDHVAVYPINDSNLVERLGELTGANLDEIFSLINTDQESSKKHPFPCPTSYRTALSHYVEITALPRTHILRELVEYCSDEEDKKKLLLMATNSQEGKALYQSFVTEACRNIVHILEDIKSCKPPLDHLCELLPRLQPRYYSISSSPKLHPETVHVTAVVVKYKTSTGRINKGVTTTWLADHKPEPGKPLPRVPVYIRKSQFRLPLQTQTPIVMVGPGTGLAPFRGFLQERAHARANGKEVGDNILYFGCRHRDQDYIYQEELEEYEKNGDVKLNLAFSRDQAQKVYVTHLLEQNMDQLWDIIGNRNGHFYICGDAKNMAVDVRNIVLRAIQEKGGRTESEAVQFIKKLESMKKYSADVWS, encoded by the exons GTATTTGGCTTGGGAAACAAAACATATGAACATTACAATGCTGTTGCAATTTATCTGGACAAGAGACTGGAAGAGCTTGGAGCTACTCGTGTCTATGAACTAGGTCTTGGAGATGATGACGCTAA TATTGAAGATGACTTCATCACATGGAAGGACAAGTTTTGGCCGGCAGTATGTGAGAAGTTCAACATTGAGAGCACGGGAGAAGAGGAGCTGACTCGTCAATTCCATCTTGTGACACATGCACCTGGTGAAATACAACCAACTAATGTATTCACTGGTGAAATTGCAAGACTGCATTCATTGCAAGTGCAGAGACC GCCATATGATGCTAAGAATCCGTTCCTAGCACAGATAACTGTAAACAGAGAAATGCACAAAGGTGGAGACCGATCCTGTATCCATGTGGAATTGGATATTTCTGACTCCAAAATGCGTTATGAAGCAG gtGACCATGTGGCTGTCTACCCAATAAATGATTCTAATCTTGTGGAAAGATTGGGTGAACTGACAGGCGCCAACTTAGACGAAATATTCTCGCTTATCAACACTGATCAAGAAAGCAGCAAGAAACATCCATTCCCTTGCCCAACATCTTATCGCACTGCACTCTCTCACTATGTTGAGATTACCGCATTACCTCGTACTCACATTTTAAGAGAGCTGGTTGAATATTGCTCTGATGAAGAA gACAAGAAAAAGCTGCTGCTCATGGCTACAAATTCTCAAGAGGGCAAGGCCTTGTACCAATCATTTGTGACAGAAGCTTGCAGAAATATTGTTCACATTTTGGAAGATATAAAATCATGTAAGCCACCCCTAGACCATCTCTGTGAACTGCTTCCTCGTTTGCAGCCAAGATACTATTCCATTTCATCCAGTCCTAAG TTGCATCCAGAAACTGTGCATGTAACTGCAGTTGtggttaaatataaaacttcgaCTGGTCGCATTAACAAAGGAGTTACCACCACATGGCTGGCAGACCACAAGCCTGAGCCTGGCAAACCTCTCCCGCGTGTTCCTGTTTATATCAGGAAGTCTCAATTCAG gttGCCATTGCAAACACAAACGCCAATCGTAATGGTTGGCCCAGGTACTGGTCTGGCTCCATTCCGTGGATTCCTGCAGGAACGTGCGCATGCCCGTGCTAACGGAAAAGAGGTCGGCGACAATATTTTGTACTTCGGGTGCAGACATCGCGATCAAGATTACATCTACCAGGAA gaACTAGAAGAGTACGAGAAAAATGGTGACGTGAAATTAAACCTTGCGTTCTCTCGTGATCAAGCACAAAAAGTGTATGTTACCCACTTGCTAGAGCAGAACATGGACCAATTATGGGACATCATTGGAAACCGTAACGGACATTTCTACATTTGTGG TGACGCAAAGAATATGGCTGTTGATGTAAGAAACATAGTGTTAAGGGCTATTCAAGAGAAGGGTGGACGTACCGAGTCTGAAGCAGTGCAATTCATTAAGAAACTGGAATCCATGAAGAAATATTCCGCAGATGTCTGGAGTTAA
- the LOC142972413 gene encoding A-kinase anchor protein 1, mitochondrial-like yields the protein MAPCRQLLMWSVPSIAVLLGIFWFRKKREYAKSDPGGRERIKSLKEELAEALNAQAEAKRTSPLGKAERSIIKSAPIDIMPNGSNSQRSSPLELTDEEVDLEIEKIIRKKSIEKEKRMSAGFDKFSSSLCSKGQSFAVKDTKSNMCSTLPTVVNCYKNNNLSPMKANEGGPNVVKSQEAPIKAEAGFIQQNSTKLEATVSEVSTTEDGNEADLEDSNINNNNNINVVDEPSNNNESNNRFSTAQSRHISERDSANHSPVDPLLASPSMCHFSDNHSEGSSDSGKGCSEAASPPPANLNMVPSETALRIHQFVIPQSLVGLLIGKHGAFVTQIKAKTGASVYVRRHPDSVKQKICAVEGTQSEIEAALEMIKEKFPEKKFPNFSLQEISAELYQRLVPLVPEFLQLVESVNNDTIMTCLVSAGHFFLQQPLHPTFPSLHALHRLMAATYQNPEVPSLPRPVKEGSICAAPTENNWYRAQVISTSEENDTSVVKLVDFGGYLTVDNDQLKQIRSDFMTLPFQATEAILAFVKPANNETEWSGEALRIMAGLTAGQLLHAQVAGYDEAGLPLVHLYLTLHPQQVIFLNRELVDRGLAEWDIPADS from the exons ATGGCCCCTTGTCGTCAACTTCTTATGTGGTCAGTCCCATCCATTGCAGTTTTATTGGGAATTTTTTGGTTCCGAAAAAAGAGGGAGTATGCAAAATCTGACCCGGGTGGAAGAGaaagaataaaaagtttaaaagaagAACTTGCAGAAGCACTAAATGCTCAAGCTGAGGCTAAGAGAACTTCCCCATTGGGCAAGGCTGAGCGCTCCATTATTAAGTCTGCTCCTATTGACATAATGCCCAATGGAAGCAACTCCCAAAGGTCTTCACCATTAGAGTTGACAGATGAGGAAGTTGATTTAGAAATAGAAAAGATAATTAGGAAAAAGTctattgaaaaggaaaaaagaaTGTCAGCTGGCTTTGACAAGTTTTCTTCAAGTCTGTGCTCTAAAGGACAATCATTTGCAGTTAAAGATACAAAGTCTAACATGTGCTCCACACTTCCAACTGTGGTcaattgctataaaaataacaacctTTCACCCATGAAGGCTAATGAAGGTGGGCCAAATGTTGTCAAATCTCAAGAAGCACCTATCAAGGCTGAGGCTGGATTTATACAGCAAAACAGTACAAAGTTAGAAGCAACTGTATCTGAAGTTAGCACCACTGAAGATGGCAATGAAGCTGACTTAGAAgattcaaatattaataataataataacattaatgtaGTTGATGAAcctagtaataataatgaaagtaATAACAGGTTTTCTACAGCACAAAGCAGACATATCTCCGAAAGAGATTCTGCCAATCATAGTCCTGTGGACCCTTTGCTAGCTAGTCCATCAATGTGCCACTTTTCAGATAACCACAGTGAG GGTTCAAGTGACAGTGGTAAGGGATGCTCTGAAGCTGCCAGTCCTCCTCCAGCTAATTTAAATATGGTTCCTTCTGAGACAGCATTAAGAATACATCAATTTGTCATACCACAGAGCTTAGTAGGCCTGTTAATAGGAAAACATGGAGCTTTTGTTACACAAATTAAAGCTAAAACAGGTGCTAGTGTATATGTTAGAAGACATCCAGATTCTGTCAAGCAAAAGATATGTGCAGTAGAAG GAACCCAGAGTGAGATAGAAGCAGCCTTAGAAATGATTAAAGAAAAGTTCCCTGAAAAGAAATTCCCAAACTTTTCTTTGCAAGAAATTAGTGCAGAATTATATCAAAGATTGGTACCTCTAGTGCCAGAATTTCTACAA CTTGTTGAATCTGTAAACAATGACACAATAATGACCTGCCTGGTGAGCGCGGGTCATTTCTTCCTTCAACAACCTCTTCACCCTACCTTCCCATCGTTGCACGCGCTGCACCGTCTCATGGCAGCCACCTATCAGAACCCTGAAGTACCATCATTGCCACGTCCAGTAAAAG agGGTTCAATTTGTGCTGCGCCGACAGAAAACAATTGGTATCGTGCTCAAGTGATATCAACATCAGAAGAGAATGATACATCTGTCGTAAAACTAGTGGACTTTGGAGGATATCTCACTGTCGACAACGATCAGTTAAAACAGATCCGCTCAGATTTTATGACATTACCCTTCCAGGCAACAGAGGCAATTTTAGCTTTTGTAAAACCAGCAAATAATG AAACAGAGTGGAGTGGTGAAGCTCTCCGTATTATGGCCGGTCTGACTGCGGGGCAGCTGTTACACGCGCAAGTAGCTGGCTACGACGAGGCTGGCCTCCCTCTAGTTCATCTCTACCTCACACTACATCCACAG CAAGTAATATTCCTAAACCGTGAGTTGGTGGACCGCGGCCTGGCGGAGTGGGACATCCCGGCAGACTCGTGA
- the eIF1A gene encoding eukaryotic translation initiation factor 1A, with product MPKNKGKGGKNRRRGKNENETEKRELVFKEDGQEYAQVTKMLGNGRLEAMCFDGIKRLCHIRGKLRKKVWINQGDIILIGLRDYQDAKADVILKYTPDEARNLKTYGEFPETVRINETVVYSVDGLDEDIEFGDEVSSEDEADAVDAI from the coding sequence atgccGAAGAATAAAGGAAAAGGAGGTAAAAACAGAAGGAGAGGAAAGAATGAAAACGAAACAGAAAAACGTGAGCTGGTCTTCAAAGAAGACGGACAAGAGTACGCCCAAGTCACAAAGATGCTCGGTAATGGCCGCTTGGAGGCCATGTGCTTTGATGGCATAAAACGTCTGTGTCATATTCGGGGTAAACTTAGAAAAAAAGTTTGGATAAACCAAGGAGACATCATACTAATAGGCTTGCGAGATTACCAAGACGCCAAGGCTGACGTCATCTTGAAATATACCCCCGACGAGGCAAGGAATCTGAAGACGTATGGAGAATTCCCAGAGACAGTACGAATCAACGAGACTGTGGTATATTCTGTCGACGGCTTGGATGAAGATATCGAGTTTGGAGATGAGGTTAGTTCAGAAGATGAAGCTGATGCAGTAGATGCTATATAA